Below is a window of Arabidopsis thaliana chromosome 2, partial sequence DNA.
CCTAAGTTTAGATAAGAACCTCTATAATGCTTCTCGTGAAGCTGCCGTGTTTAGGATGACTTTAACTTTGCAATTTCACTAAAACTATTAGTCTAAGTTTTTGGTTACTCTGTTCttagtttctttgtttggaGTCGAGTTTCTCTATGGTGTTGGACTGTTGATTTTGTAagataatgttttttgttcttcatgcAGATACAAGTATCTATTGGTGGCTGAATTTGCCAATTGCAATCCTCATTTGTGGCGGTGCGcggtttttttttaaccattttgaGTTCAGATGGAAAGTTCCGGCGACTCCTAGGCAGAGTCAGTTGTCTTATCTTGAGAAGAAGCAGTTGTCTGTGAATGATCCACGTCTTTCTGGTATCCCACCTCCTCCaaggtggaagaagaaaatagattcTCCTGTTGTGGAAGCTGCGATTAATGATTTTATTGACAAGATCCTTAATGATTTCGTGGTGAATTTGTGGTACTCTTTGATTACTCCTGATAAAGAAGCGCCTGAACTTATACGTGCAGTGATCATGGATGCTCTTGGTGAGATTTCAGTTAGGGTGAAAGAGATCAATATTGTTGACTTGTTAACCAGGTACTgttctttatttctcttcaGTTAAGTTTTCACCAGAAAAAGTCTCGAGTTTGGATTGGATCATTACTTATGGATAATGAAATCAATGCTTTATTGTGTAGGGATATAGTTGATCTGATAGGTGATCATTTGGAAAGTTTTAGAAGAAACCAAGCTGCTATAGGTACTGATGTGATGAAAACTTTGTCATCTgaggagagagatgaaagattGAAATACCATCTTATGGCTTCTGGGGAACTCTATCCTGCACTCGTGTCACCTGAGAGTGAATACAAGGTATTAGCGATAGTCCTGATGAAATTTACGCGGCCGTGTTAGTTTCCCTCTTAATTTGgttactctatatataaatgctctttggttttttttttaacaggtTCTTCAGAAAATAGTTGCTGGCATATTATCTGTGGTTCTCAGACCACGAGAAGCTCAGTGCCCTCTTGTTCGAACAATAGCTAGAGAGATTGTTACTTGCTTGGTAATTCAACCTCTTTTGAATTTAGCATGCCCCGAGTAAGTTCTCTACCTGCCACTGTCTTCCAGAAAGTTATTTTTGCTATCAAAATTCCTTGACCAATGTGTATAATGCAAACTAGCTAGGaacaacttttgattttaGAATTTCTGTtgataaaatctaaactatagtaagttctttttttttttcttgtctgcACCAGGCGTATCAATGAAGTGTTTGAGATCATTATCAATCTTATTAAAGAAGGAAACTTTGAGCAGTTTACGGCGGAAGAGCAGAATGTAAATTCTGCCCCATTGTCAGCCTTCGATAGTCAAgcaaaaaatatgaatttgacAAAAGCTATTGAGCAGAAATCACCAAACATAAATGACAGACACCCAGATCTACACGTTCAACAGCACTCTGCTGATTGGGCTCGGTCGCTAGAGGTTGCGACGCAAAGGAGAACAGAGGTTCTTAGACCTGAAAACCTTGAAAACATGTGGACGAAAGGAAGGAACTATCAAAAGAAGGAGTACAAAAAATCTCTGAAAAAGGGTTCTTCTACTGGAGCAAAAGAAAACGCAGTGGCGCAGTTACCCCCTAAAGTGAGCACTGATAAGCAGTCACAAGCACAGATGGCTGAGGAATTTagtaaatcatctttacatgATGGAGGGCACCAGATTTATGAGGCTGATGTTAGAAAGGAATCTCGTTCAGATGGAAATAAAAATAGGCTTAAAAGATCCAATAGTACATCAGATCTTAATCTACGTCCTGAAACGAGTCTAGCACTCTTAGGAGTCAGTGAGGGGCCGCTAATCACAGAATTTTACACCACAGATTTTATCAAGCACAATGATAACTACATAAGTGATAATAAATCCCAAAGCATTGTTCTTCACAAAGAGGGTCAGCACTGCCTGAAGCTCAAATGTCGCGTAAGCTCCTGTCTTAATATTTactgtttctttatttttttggtttctgtgaCACATCCACTTGACCTGTACATTTGCCTGTGTATgagtttgtgtgtgttttgcaAATAATTATGCTATGAGCTTAAGATTATTATATCTTATGTCTGTGTGTGGCTGCAGGTTCTTGGAGCttattttgagaagcaaggaTCAAAATCATTTGCAGTATATTCTATTGCGGTGACAGATgtggaaaacaaaacttggTTTGTTAAGAGAaggttattttcttatcatttcTGATAACGGGAAAATCGTATCAGTACATCATTGAAATTCTTTATTCATGCCACTAgcttttgatatatattttcgtcGTAAAAGGCACAAGATAGCTGCAACTTGAtcgtaaaatatttatttgcttCCCTTCAGATACAGTAATTTTGAGCGATTACATCGTCAACTCAAAGAAATCCCGAACTACAATTTACAGTTGCCTCCCAAGCGTATTTTCTCATCAAGCACCGAAGATGCTTTTGTTCATCGTCGCTGTATTCAGCTGGACAAGTATCTACAAGTATTATTTATCCCCATAGCAATTTTAAAACATAGTTACCATCAACATTCTCTTATAAGGAACATTTTTTCCTTGTCTGCAGGATCTCTTGTGTATAGCTAATGTTGCTGAACAGCATGAAGTTTGGGATTTTCTAAGCGCAGCCTCTAAGGTGTGGATCTGATTAACTTCCGTCCCCAAATTTCATtactttctattttcattAGGTGGATTTTCTAATGATTGTCGTTTTTCATACTGTAGAATTATTCTTTTGGAAAGTCTTCATCAGTGATGAAAACTCTTGCAGGTATTGTTTACTGCTGTTTTAGTAACATGTAGCTGTATACAAAATTCAGCCCTCGCTTTCTATTCcattaatacattttttttaatccgtCATGTTATgctaaaaaaatgaattctgGGAAAACGATCAGAATGAAGTGAGAAGTGTATATTGTGTTATGTGGTTGCTTTACTTTTccattttactaaaaaaaattcttggaATTGAGCAGTCAATGTTGATGATGCCATGGACGATATTGTACGTCAGTTCAAAGGTGTCTCAGATGGCCTTATGCGCAAGGTTGTAGGATCTCCACTTGATGAACATGATCATGCTCCTACCCGCCACCTCTCCTGGAGTGTAAATGAAATAAGCACTCAGCTCTCTAGGGAAAGCGCAACTGAATCTATGCACAGCAGCATTTCTGATACTGAAGACATCGACAAACTTGGAGAGAACACTCAAGGGGAAGGTAGATTTGATTCAGAAGCCAATGGGTGGCACTCAGATAATGAATTGGACTCTAAGTATGTTCCACCGAGAGTGGTTAGACGTCTTGGAGAGCCTGAGAGTTCGCCCTCAGAGAAGGAAAATGATTTTAAGGCAAAATCTCAAGTTAGGGGGTCCACCGATTTTCAGCATGCTGATCCATTGACAGCTTTAGTCCAAAATCCCCATGGCATACCCGAGGTACACCATATACCCCTAAAGTCTTATGTACGTTGATTAGACTTTGTCACTAGGCTTATATATGTGCCCTGGCTAAAATATTTCATGACTACATGCACTGCCTTTCACGCACCTGAAATTGAAGTATCCTTAATGATGCATATCTCCAAAGAGATTTTAAGTTATTAGCCTACTTTTTTGGGATCGTCTAATTTTGATTAACGTCATTCTTATCCTCTGCTTTTCATCACAGTGGATGCCACCCAATGTCAGTGTGCCAATTTTGAACTTAGTTGATAAAGTGTTTCAGTTAAATAGAAGAGGTTGGTTAAGGTGAGACAAAGTAGTTATTCTTTCTGATTATATTTGTCTTCGATCATGCTATCTATTCTATTTGActtggttctgtttttgaatAATCTTAATGGTGTCATTATAGGAGGCAAGTTTTCTGGATATCAAAGCAAATATTACAATTAGTTATGGAAGATGCTGTGGATGACTTGCTCATGAGGGAGATATGTTGGCTGCGGAATGAAGACACAATTGCTCAAGGAATTCGTTGGGCTCAAGATGTAAGAACTGGGGTTTCTCTGATTTCGTTCAGTAGTTAACTGAATCTACTGTACTCTTAGAGATCCTGCTATCATGTTTTGATCATTCGCTCAAACCTATTATATAACTCAAGTAGAAAAGCGGTGATCATTCAGGGAAAGCATTATGCCAGATATTTCTAGTTTACTTTGATTGTTGCAGGAAGGCAGAGCAAATAATAGTACTAGTAAAGTGAtcgctctttttttttgcttacaaTCTTATTTGCATTTTTTCTCCAGATTCTATGGCCAAATGGTGTATTCTTTACCAGATTGAATGATAGTCAAGAGGCATCAGATGAGACCGACCCTAGTGAAAAAACTTACCAAATGGCAGGCCAACTTGGTGGCATGAAGGTGACTAAACCCAGTTCCTTTGAGCAGCAACTCGAGGCTTTTCGTAGAGCtagtgaaataaaaaaattcctttTCGGTGAGTATCTTAGGCTCCTCCAGTTGACGTATTGAGTTAGTTTAGTCTCAGTGGAAGTAACATTTTGGTGTTTGATCAGATGGCGCCCCAACAGCCTTAGTGAGTTTGGTAGGGCACAATCAGTACAGGAGATGTGCAAGAGACATTTTCTATTTCACTCAGGTTAGGATTCCTCTGTGTCACACATTCttataagcttttttttttttctttttttcttttggtgttaAAGGTATCACTAAGTTGTTGCATCATCATCCATCGTTAGCCTGACTAATAGTTGACACATAAATCATCTATCGCAGTCAAACATATGCATAAAGCAACTCACATTTGCAATACTGGAGCTGCTACTCCGATCGGTATTCCCCGAGCTGCAAGATCTTCTAAGAGACATAAGGGAGAATCCGCAAGGTCGGTCAGAGTAATAACACATGTTTATATGGAGGAGGTAGCCTATGATTGGATTGAACcagtttttatctttctctatGTTAATTTTTGATCTTTCGTTTCTTGGGGATTTTTTGGGGTCCTTCTTAATATTCTTCATGTGTATAAAAACAAGTGCTAGTATCAATATTGAGGGTTTTGAATACAACAATGATGACAAAAGGGTTCTGTATATAAAACCTCTTGTGTGTGGAAAATAGTCATTCAAatgtagtttttgtttgtaaactTGGAAAAAAATTACTTGGAGGTTCCATTTATTTGCTTCATCATTGTAACTCGTTGCGAAAACATGGAAGTTCAAAACCTATCTAGGAACCTCGATTACATAGTACCTGCGTTacactttttctctcttacaGCAGCCCACCACTCAGAGAGTCTACAGCGTTTGCGTAGAGGTCAGTAAGCGAGTACTGCCTCAGATTGTTTACCTCGTACCAAGTGTTCAATGACTCGAGGTTTCTGTCTGTTCCCGAAAACGCGACCTGAATTCCAATGTTGCAGTTAGCTTGACCTCCATTAGCCTTACACTTTGAAGTTGGAACCGCGCAATCCGTCCCATTCAGGcacacagaagaagaagatcctgTTCCTTTGCACAAATCGCATCCGAAGCTCTTCCAGAACAGATTCTGCAACACTCCCTTCTGAAATTCCAGTACCTGCAATGCAGTTGCCAATTCAGCGATGCAGTGCTCTATTGTATGTTTACCAAGGGGCTTAGGGTTAATTTCATTACAAGTGTGAAAGCTGTGATTGTGTTGCTTCCATCTGCAACCTTCACAGGATATGATCTTGCTGCATATTTTGAGCCCGCGAATCCCACCATGAATCCACCTGCTTCACTCTTCTCACAAGACACATCCCAATGAAAAAATGGCATTCATAAGCTTTACTTGTTTATTCTTTGTGATTATGTCCCAATGAGATTTTATAACATAGTGTAAGACTTACCGGGTTAAACTTACTTGTGTCgatggagagaagagagatctcGTCAACCTTAGGTCTAAAAAGCGCAAGCTGCGCCATTTTCGCAGCTAAACCGAGACGAGTATCACAGGGAGAAAGCTGGACTTGGTCAAGAAAAAAAGCTTCTTTGCTAGAGATGGCAATACCAATGGTGAAACCATCTCCTTTGCTTATTTGTGTATCTGAACATGGACTGTACACCGGATTATTGTCCGCTGCTCCAACCCAATCATCCACCATCATCacaatcatcattatcatcatgaTGGTTGTTGAATTCCTCATTCTtagctttgttttcttctttcccaaGAAAACCCTATGAACATAATTTATCACCAATGGTATAATGGTTTTAACACAATAATTAGCTTTGATAGACGACGTACCTTCAAAATACAGAACTAGTGATCCGATCTTACGAAGAACCTATAAGAATCTCTGAATGAAATTCTTTCTAGGTTAAGGATGTTACAAAAGGAAATGAAATTATGGAGATTAGACGCGCCAAACGGTTACTACGGCTGTAAAATTGGATCTGTGTCTCCCAAATTAGTCATttcttaaaaaccaaataaagtAATTGGTTTAACTTTACTGTCACCAATAGAGAGTTTCGACTCAATTGCTTACATTGGTTAAATCTGATAATATTGATTCCTTGTTATCTATGTGTATCATTGTAACGTTCTTTAATGATGGTGAAAGGGTTTGAAATGTCTCTTAGTTTCACTGATAGTCTTCTTGTCAAAGAAGCATTGTAGCCATAGAAAccttttcaaaaccaaaacagagcCTACTCTAGAAAACATCAAGAATTCGGTATTAATAAATCAGTAACACAACActctctttccctctctctATATGTGGTTAATGTAACACACTTTCATATGCTTTCCAAAACAGCAGATAAATCTCTTCTGCAGTGGTTGTTGAACAATCTTCTAATCAATTCCATGACTATCCTGCAAAGAAGCAACATATACACTCACATAAGTAATCCGAAAAAAGCAGCAGAGGTGTTTTCGTCATGATTGCAGATTGTCTTCTTATCAGTAAATTGCAAATACTTCCTTCTCTACATACCATTAACAACACTAAGAGCTCATATCGTTTTGAATCCTAACTCCAAGGCAACTCATACCGTTTCTCGAACGTTCTGATATCGGTAACATCCAACACAAGTGCAACAAATATTTCCGAAAACGAAGCAAAATTCTTCTCCTATATCATCGGCCATAACTTTTGACATCCATGTTTCTACTAAGAGATGGTTCCTCAATGAGCTAATTGAAACATTCTTGTATTCTTCAAgatcaaaacataataatgaCTTAAGTACTAGTACCAGCTCAAACATGAAACATATGCACAATCATATCTACCTAAAGCTTGAACAACTGACACCAACAATCATATCTACCTCTCAACAATCCAACGACATAGCTTTTCATGAACCAAGCTCCAATTCTATATCACACAATCCAGTTTCTACAAAatcccccaaaaaaaaaaaaaaaactttcaatcAGATGGAAGATTTGTTACCTTAGGCAACGGCCACAGGGTGACGAGTTTTAGGTTCGTTATTCTTCTTCGTATCGTTTTGAAAATCTTCCATATTGTAGATGACGGTGATATAAAGAGAACAACTTGGGCAATTCGCGATCTCTTCGCCGAGCCGGAGATCTTCTTTCGTAATCTGGAACAAATCACCACAAGGACAAGGATACGTGTACGCTTGAATCTCTTCGTTCCACTCCATATCCTCTATCTCAACATCGTCGTACGACATCGCTTACGCTTCCGATTGAGAAGCGTTGTATGTATAGATTGGAAGCGTTTCCAGCGTTAGCTATGttcgggaaaaaaaaacaggaggAAACGGCGATTAGGTTTTTTTagggggaagaagaagatgactccTCGatgaaaattacaaatttacccCTATTCgttttaagtaaataaaaaactaattcGTGCGGAGTTATTCGAACTGGCCACCTGTGAAGTCTTAAAATCCTCTAGTACCACTacacaacaaataaaatttgtattaatttcGATTAATTACATTATATAACCCTAACgtttagattttgaaattagttttcaactaatttatgattttatttttgatatgtatatataattacgATTCAAACACGTACCCGCTTCctaaattttttcaaaaactcgCTTTTACGCTTCCAAACGCTTCCGCTTCTATCAGAGAGTGTTGGTTTATTTATGTGGTTTAGTTGATTATGTATTTCGGTTATGTTAACAGGTTGTATAGTCATAGTATATATACTTGTACAAATACATTTTACAGAGTtaatgagaaaatattttcatcaaTCTCTAACAaactctctcatctctctcaatcgtaatatggtatcagagccatcAACGCTCAAACTCCATTGTTTCTCGAtctgatttcttcattttcaagCTCACGATCGTCTTCTCCATTGCTCAAGCTCAAGATCCAATGGTGACAGTAGCTCGAGTGACGTGAAAATCAACTCGATCGAAGTCAGGAACAAGTTCAGCTCGCAAACAGTCGCGATCCACCGGCATTGATGATTCTCCTCTGAATTCTCCTCAAGTTGCTAGATCCAAGACTTCTAGAGCTTCGCGAGTCATCGTTTCACCGAAATCAAGTGATCCAACTCAATCACCGTTCTTCTTGCACAGTGCCGATCATCCAGGTTTGAATATCATCTCTCATCGTCTTGATGAAACGAACTATGGAGATTGGAATGTTGCAATGCTCATTTCGTTAGATGTTAAGAACAAATCTGGATTTATAGATGGAACTCTGCCTCGTCCTTTAGAAACGGATAAGAACTTTTGTCTATGGTCTAGATGTAATAGCATGGTAAAATCTTGGCTTCTCAATTATGTGTCTCCTCAGATCTGTAGAAGTATTCTTCGTATGAATGATGCTTCAGATATATGGCGTGATCTCAATAGTCGATTCAATATGACTAATCTTCCACGTACATATAATCTTACTCAAGAGATTCAGGATTTGCGTCAAGGTACTTTGTCTTTGTCCGAGTACTATACTCGTCTCAAGACATTGTGGGATCAATTAGATAGTACAGAGGAGTTGGATGATCCTTGTACGTGTGGTAAAGCTCTTCGTCTGCAACAGAAGGCAAAAAAGAGCTAAGATAGTGAAGTTTTTAGCTGGTTTGAATGAGTCTTATGCTATTATTCGCAGACAGATTATTGCTAAGAAGATACTTCCGAGTTTAGCAGAGGTGTATCACATTGTGGATCAAGACAATAGTCAACAAGGATTTTCAAATGTGGTTGCTCGACCAGCTGCTTTCCAAGTGTCTGAAGTCACTATTACTAATAGCATTGATCCCACTATCTACTATGTTCAGAATGGTCCTAATAAGGGGAGATCGATGTGTTCTTTCTGTAATAGGGTTGGTCACATTGCAGAGAGATGTTATAAGAAGCATGGATTTCCTCCACGTTTTACTCCTAAGGGTAAGGTTGGTGATAAAACacagaaaccaaaacctg
It encodes the following:
- a CDS encoding phox domain-containing protein (Phox-associated domain;Phox-like;Sorting nexin, C-terminal; FUNCTIONS IN: phosphoinositide binding; INVOLVED IN: signal transduction, intracellular signaling pathway; LOCATED IN: cellular_component unknown; EXPRESSED IN: 23 plant structures; EXPRESSED DURING: 13 growth stages; CONTAINS InterPro DOMAIN/s: PX-associated, sorting nexin 13 (InterPro:IPR013996), Sorting nexin, C-terminal (InterPro:IPR013937), Phox-like (InterPro:IPR001683), Phox-associated domain (InterPro:IPR003114); BEST Arabidopsis thaliana protein match is: Phox-associated domain;Phox-like;Sorting nexin, C-terminal (TAIR:AT1G15240.2); Has 1078 Blast hits to 871 proteins in 164 species: Archae - 0; Bacteria - 0; Metazoa - 658; Fungi - 203; Plants - 141; Viruses - 2; Other Eukaryotes - 74 (source: NCBI BLink).), with protein sequence MKAMETIQDLIEEAKVRAVWWCLCIFSVTYFLTHTSIYWWLNLPIAILICGGARFFFNHFEFRWKVPATPRQSQLSYLEKKQLSVNDPRLSGIPPPPRWKKKIDSPVVEAAINDFIDKILNDFVVNLWYSLITPDKEAPELIRAVIMDALGEISVRVKEINIVDLLTRDIVDLIGDHLESFRRNQAAIGTDVMKTLSSEERDERLKYHLMASGELYPALVSPESEYKVLQKIVAGILSVVLRPREAQCPLVRTIAREIVTCLVIQPLLNLACPERINEVFEIIINLIKEGNFEQFTAEEQNVNSAPLSAFDSQAKNMNLTKAIEQKSPNINDRHPDLHVQQHSADWARSLEVATQRRTEVLRPENLENMWTKGRNYQKKEYKKSLKKGSSTGAKENAVAQLPPKVSTDKQSQAQMAEEFSKSSLHDGGHQIYEADVRKESRSDGNKNRLKRSNSTSDLNLRPETSLALLGVSEGPLITEFYTTDFIKHNDNYISDNKSQSIVLHKEGQHCLKLKCRVLGAYFEKQGSKSFAVYSIAVTDVENKTWFVKRRYSNFERLHRQLKEIPNYNLQLPPKRIFSSSTEDAFVHRRCIQLDKYLQDLLCIANVAEQHEVWDFLSAASKNYSFGKSSSVMKTLAVNVDDAMDDIVRQFKGVSDGLMRKVVGSPLDEHDHAPTRHLSWSVNEISTQLSRESATESMHSSISDTEDIDKLGENTQGEGRFDSEANGWHSDNELDSKYVPPRVVRRLGEPESSPSEKENDFKAKSQVRGSTDFQHADPLTALVQNPHGIPEWMPPNVSVPILNLVDKVFQLNRRGWLRRQVFWISKQILQLVMEDAVDDLLMREICWLRNEDTIAQGIRWAQDILWPNGVFFTRLNDSQEASDETDPSEKTYQMAGQLGGMKVTKPSSFEQQLEAFRRASEIKKFLFDGAPTALVSLVGHNQYRRCARDIFYFTQSNICIKQLTFAILELLLRSVFPELQDLLRDIRENPQGRSE
- a CDS encoding CSL zinc finger domain-containing protein (CSL zinc finger domain-containing protein; CONTAINS InterPro DOMAIN/s: Zinc finger, DPH-type (InterPro:IPR007872); BEST Arabidopsis thaliana protein match is: unknown protein (TAIR:AT3G44150.1); Has 443 Blast hits to 441 proteins in 195 species: Archae - 0; Bacteria - 0; Metazoa - 135; Fungi - 134; Plants - 116; Viruses - 0; Other Eukaryotes - 58 (source: NCBI BLink).); this translates as MSYDDVEIEDMEWNEEIQAYTYPCPCGDLFQITKEDLRLGEEIANCPSCSLYITVIYNMEDFQNDTKKNNEPKTRHPVARRKYLQFTDKKTICNHDENTSAAFFGLLMVFLGKKKTKLRMRNSTTIMMIMMIVMMVDDWVGAADNNPVYSPCSDTQISKGDGFTIGIAISSKEAFFLDQVQLSPCDTRLGLAAKMAQLALFRPKVDEISLLSIDTSKFNPSEAGGFMVGFAGSKYAARSYPVKVADGSNTITAFTLVMKLTLSPLVLEFQKGVLQNLFWKSFGCDLCKGTGSSSSVCLNGTDCAVPTSKCKANGGQANCNIGIQVAFSGTDRNLESLNTWYEVNNLRQYSLTDLYANAVDSLSGGLL
- a CDS encoding CSL zinc finger domain-containing protein (CSL zinc finger domain-containing protein; FUNCTIONS IN: molecular_function unknown; INVOLVED IN: biological_process unknown; LOCATED IN: cellular_component unknown; CONTAINS InterPro DOMAIN/s: Zinc finger, DPH-type (InterPro:IPR007872).); the protein is MSYDDVEIEDMEWNEEIQAYTYPCPCGDLFQITKEDLRLGEEIANCPSCSLYITVIYNMEDFQNDTKKNNEPKTRHPVAVA